The Prionailurus viverrinus isolate Anna chromosome B4, UM_Priviv_1.0, whole genome shotgun sequence genome has a window encoding:
- the KRT8 gene encoding keratin, type II cytoskeletal 8: MSIRVTQKSYKVSSSGPRGFSSLSFTSAPGSRISSALSRVGSGSSFRGGLGSSMSVVGGYGRPGGMGAITAVSVNQSLLSPLKLEVDPNIQAVRTQEKEQIKTLNNRFASFIDKVRHLEQQNKILETKWNLLQQQKTARSNMDNMFESYINNLRRQLDTLGQEKLKLEVELGNMQGLVEDFKNKYEEEIKERTDMENEFILIKKDVDEAYMNKVELESRLEGLTDEINFLRQLYDEEIRELQSQISDTSVVLSMDNSRSLDLDGIIAEVKAQYEEIANRSRAEAETMYQIKYEELQTLAGKHGDDLRRTKTEISEMNRNINRLQAEIEGLKNQRASLEAAIADAEQRGELAVKDANAKVAELEAALQRAKQDMARQLREYQELMNVKLALDIEIATYRKLLEGEESRLESGMQNMSIHTKTSTGYSGGLVSAYGGLMSPGLSYAMQSGFGSGGSSASSSRVSSSKAVVVKKIETRDGKLVSESSDVLSK; the protein is encoded by the exons ATGTCCATCAGGGTGACCCAGAAGTCCTACAAGGTGTCCTCCTCCGGCCCCCGGGGTTTCAGCAGCCTCTCCTTCACTAGTGCGCCTGGCTCCCGCATCAGCTCTGCCCTGTCCCGGGTGGGCAGCGGCAGCAGCTTCCGGGGTGGCCTGGGCAGCAGCATGAGTGTGGTTGGGGGCTATGGCAGGCCCGGCGGTATGGGGGCCATCACGGCTGTCTCAGTGAACCAGAGCCTGCTGAGCCCCCTTAAGTTGGAGGTGGACCCCAACATCCAGGCCGTGCGCACCCAGGAGAAGGAGCAGATCAAGACCCTCAACAACAGATTTGCCTCCTTCATCGACAAG GTGCGGCACCTGGAGCAGCAGAACAAGATTCTGGAGACCAAGTGGAACCTCCTGCAGCAGCAGAAAACCGCTCGCAGCAACATGGACAACATGTTCGAGAGTTACATCAACAACCTCCGACGGCAGCTGGACACCCTGGGCCAGGAGAAGCTGAAGCTAGAGGTGGAGCTTGGCAACATGCAGGGCCTGGTGGAGGACTTCAAGAATAA ATACGAGGAGGAGATCAAAGAACGTACAGACATGGAGAATGAATTTATCCTCATCAAGAAG GATGTGGACGAAGCTTACATGAACAAGGTAGAGCTGGAGTCCCGCTTGGAAGGGCTGACCGACGAGATCAACTTCTTAAGGCAGCTGTATGACGAG GAGATCCGTGAGCTGCAGTCCCAGATCTCGGACACGTCTGTGGTGCTGTCCATGGACAACAGCCGCTCCCTGGATCTGGATGGCATCATTGCCGAAGTCAAGGCCCAGTACGAGGAAATCGCCAACCGCAGCCGGGCTGAGGCTGAGACCATGTACCAGATCAAG TACGAGGAGCTGCAGACATTGGCCGGGAAGCATGGGGATGACCTCCGTCGCACGAAGACGGAGATTTCCGAGATGAACCGGAACATTAACCGACTCCAGGCTGAGATTGAGGGCCTCAAAAACCAG agGGCTTCCCTGGAGGCCGCCATAGCTGATGCCGAGCAGCGTGGGGAGCTGGCCGTGAAGGACGCCAATGCTAAGGTGGCCGAGCTGGAGGCCGCCCTGCAGCGGGCCAAGCAGGACATGGCCCGGCAGCTGCGGGAGTACCAGGAGCTCATGAACGTCAAGCTGGCTCTGGACATCGAGATCGCCACCTACCGCAAGCTGCTGGAGGGCGAGGAGAGCAG GCTGGAGTCTGGGATGCAGAACATGAGTATCCACACTAAGACCTCCACCGGCTACTCAG GTGGGCTGGTCTCAGCCTACGGGGGCCTCATGAGCCCTGGCCTCAGCTACGCCATGCAGTCTGGCTTCGGCTCTGGTGGGAGCTCTGCTTCCTCCAGCCGTGTCAGCTCCTCCAAGGCTGTGGTGGTGAAGAAGATCGAGACCCGTGATGGGAAGCTGGTGTCCGAGTCGTCTGACGTCCTGTCCAAGTGA